One stretch of Lemur catta isolate mLemCat1 chromosome 2, mLemCat1.pri, whole genome shotgun sequence DNA includes these proteins:
- the PNISR gene encoding arginine/serine-rich protein PNISR isoform X3 has product MWDQGGQPWQQWPLNQQQWMQSFQHQQDPSQIDWAALAQAWIAQREASGQQSMVEQPPGMMPNGQDMSTMESGPNNHGNFQGDSNFNRMWQPEWGMHQQPPHPPPDQPWMPPTPGPMDIVPPSEDSNSQDSGEFAPDNRHIFNQNNHNFGGPPDNFAVGPVNQFDYQDLQDLQHLPRIEEKGHHHSGIGNVHLLHFL; this is encoded by the exons atGTGGGATCAAGGAGGACAGCCTTGGCAACAATGGCCCTTGAACCAACAACAGTGGATGCAGTCATTCCAGCACCAACAGGATCCAA GCCAGATTGACTGGGCCGCATTGGCACAAGCTTGGATTGCCCAAAGAGAAGCTTCAGGACAACAAAGCATGGTAGAGCAACCACCAGGAATGATGCCAAATGGACAAGATATGTCTACAATGGAGTCTGGTCCAAACAATCATGGGAATTTTCAAGGGGATTCAAACTTTAACAGAATGTGGCAACCAG AATGGGGAATGCATCAGCAACCCCCACACCCCCCTCCAGATCAGCCATGGATGCCACCAACACCAGGCCCAATGGACATTGTTCCTCCTTCTGAAGACAGCAACAGTCAGGACAGTGGGGAATTTGCCCCTGACAACAGGCATATATTTAACCAGAACAATCACAACTTTGGTGGACCACCCGATAATTTTGCAGTGGGGCCAGTGAACCAGTTTGACTATCAG GACCTCCAGGACCTCCAGCACCTCCCCAGAATCGAAGAGAAAGGCCATCATCATTCAGGGATCGGCAACGTTCACCTATTGCACTTCCTGTGA
- the PNISR gene encoding arginine/serine-rich protein PNISR isoform X4, with protein sequence MWDQGGQPWQQWPLNQQQWMQSFQHQQDPSQIDWAALAQAWIAQREASGQQSMVEQPPGMMPNGQDMSTMESGPNNHGNFQGDSNFNRMWQPEWGMHQQPPHPPPDQPWMPPTPGPMDIVPPSEDSNSQDSGEFAPDNRHIFNQNNHNFGGPPDNFAVGPVNQFDYQMQ encoded by the exons atGTGGGATCAAGGAGGACAGCCTTGGCAACAATGGCCCTTGAACCAACAACAGTGGATGCAGTCATTCCAGCACCAACAGGATCCAA GCCAGATTGACTGGGCCGCATTGGCACAAGCTTGGATTGCCCAAAGAGAAGCTTCAGGACAACAAAGCATGGTAGAGCAACCACCAGGAATGATGCCAAATGGACAAGATATGTCTACAATGGAGTCTGGTCCAAACAATCATGGGAATTTTCAAGGGGATTCAAACTTTAACAGAATGTGGCAACCAG AATGGGGAATGCATCAGCAACCCCCACACCCCCCTCCAGATCAGCCATGGATGCCACCAACACCAGGCCCAATGGACATTGTTCCTCCTTCTGAAGACAGCAACAGTCAGGACAGTGGGGAATTTGCCCCTGACAACAGGCATATATTTAACCAGAACAATCACAACTTTGGTGGACCACCCGATAATTTTGCAGTGGGGCCAGTGAACCAGTTTGACTATCAG
- the PNISR gene encoding arginine/serine-rich protein PNISR isoform X5: MWDQGGQPWQQWPLNQQQWMQSFQHQQDPSQIDWAALAQAWIAQREASGQQSMVEQPPGMMPNGQDMSTMESGPNNHGNFQGDSNFNRMWQPG; the protein is encoded by the exons atGTGGGATCAAGGAGGACAGCCTTGGCAACAATGGCCCTTGAACCAACAACAGTGGATGCAGTCATTCCAGCACCAACAGGATCCAA GCCAGATTGACTGGGCCGCATTGGCACAAGCTTGGATTGCCCAAAGAGAAGCTTCAGGACAACAAAGCATGGTAGAGCAACCACCAGGAATGATGCCAAATGGACAAGATATGTCTACAATGGAGTCTGGTCCAAACAATCATGGGAATTTTCAAGGGGATTCAAACTTTAACAGAATGTGGCAACCAG GCTGA